The genomic window ACGTGATCATTCTTCAGTTACGATTGTCTTGCGGCCGCCGCCGGCCATGATCTGACCGAAACCGCCGCGCTCGTGAATCGAAAAAACGATAATCGGTATGCTGTTTTCGCGGGCTACCGCCACAGCGGCAACATCCATCACTTGCAGCCCGCGTTCAAGCACCTGGCGATGGGTCAATGCGTCGAAGCGGGTGGCATCGGGGTCCTTTTTCGGATCGGCTGAATAGATGCCATCAACCTGGGTACCCTTGAAAATCGCCTCGGCGCCGATTTCGGCGGCGCGAAGCGCTGCGGCGGAATCGGTGGTGAAGAACGGATTGCCGGTACCGCCGGCGAAGATCACCACCCTGCCCGCTTCCATATGCATGCGGGTCGCGCGCTGGGAAAACGACTGACAGATTTCCGGCATCGCGATCGCCGACAGAACCACGGTGTCGACCTGCATCTTGCGCAGCGAGGTCGCGAGCGCCAGCGCGTTGATCACGGTGCCAAGCATGCCCATGTGATCGCCGGTGACACGCTCGCCGCCCTTGGAGGCCACGGCGACGCCGCGGAAGATATTGCCGCCACCGACGACGATGCCGATTTCAACGCCCATGGCGCGAACCTGCGCGATATCCGAAGCGATCCGATCAGCGACATTGACATCGATCCCGAAGCCCTGATCGCCCATCAGCGCCTCACCGGAAACCTTCAGCAAAACGCGGTTGAAAATCGGTTTCGTCAACGCCGCAAACTCCCTTGTAAAGCAATGCCATCCCGATACACGAAGGGCGCCGCAATGTCACGCGGCGCCCCCGGCATTTCAACGGCTTATCCTGAAATGATCCAGTCGGCCGGAAAGGCTCAACCCTTGGCCGTTGCGGCAACTTCCGCCGCGAAGTCGGATTCTTCCTTCTCGACGCCTTCGCCGAGCGCCAGGCGGGCAATTGCCGCAACCCGGATCGGCGCGCCGGCATCCTTTTCCGCTTCCTTGACCGCCTGTTCGACGGTCAGGTCGGGGTTGATGACGAACTGCTGCGACAGCAGCGCCACTTCCTGGAAGAACTTGCGCATGCGGCCTTCCACCATCTTTTCGGCGATAGCGGCGGGCTTGCCGGATTCCTTGGCCTGCTCCAGGAACACCGAACGCTCGCGAGCGGCGACATCGGCATCGACTTCCTCGGGACGCACGGCAAGCGGGTTGGTCGCCGCGATATGCATGGCGACCTGACGGCCGATCGCGTTCAGCGCATCCTTGTCGCCATCCGATTCGAGGGCGACCAGAACGCCGAGCTTGCCGAGACCATCGCCGACGGCATTGTGCATGTAGGTCGCGACAACGCCGGAGCCGACCGAAAGCTTGACGGAACGACGCAGCGTCATGTTCTCGCCGATCGTGCCGATCGCGTCCTTGATGGTGTCGGCGACGGACTTGCCGGACTTCGGATAAGTGGCGGCGGCAACGGCCTCGACGGAACCATCGGTGGCAAGCGCCACTTCGGCAATGCCGGAGACGAGCTGCTGGAAGGCGTCGTTGCGGGCAACGAAGTCGGTCTCGGAATTGACCTCGACGACGACCGCTTCCGCATTGCCGGCGGCAATGCCGATCAGGCCTTCGGCGGCCGTGCGGCCGGATTTCTTGTCAGCCTTGGAGATGCCCTTGGCGCGCAGCCAGTCGATGGCGGCTTCCATGTCGCCGCCGGTTTCGGCGAGCGCCTTCTTGCAATCCATCATGCCCGCGCCGCTCTTTTCGCGCAGTTCCTTCACCATTGCAGCCGTAATCGTGCTCATAACTTGCCTCTCGTCCATTCGCTGGGCAGCGCCATCGGGCGCGCCGGTCGGGAGTGTACCCGTGTCTGTGACAGGGTGATGAAGCTCATCCCCTGACGGCCAGGCCGTTTTTCGGCTGGCGCTATGAAAATATGCATCGGGCGGCCCGATTTGAAGGCCATCCCTCAATTCCCGAAATTCCATGGCGGCGTCGAAAACGCCGCCATGCTCAGGTCTTCCGGCGCTTCAGGCCATATACCTGAAGCCGACCACCTTATTCGGCGGGCTTTTCAGCAGCCGCTTCCTCGGCGGGCGCTTCCTCGGCAGGTGCCTCTTCAAGCGCCGGCTCGACCGGTGCTTCGGCGGCAGCGCCCAGATCCATGCCCGAAGCGCCCTGCTGACGGGCGATGCCGTCGATGGCGGCGCGCGAGATCAGGTCGCAATAAAGCGCGATCGCGCGCGAGGCATCGTCATTGCCGGGGATCGGATAGTCGACTTCATCCGGATCGCAGTTCGAATCGACGATGGCCACGACCGGAATGCCAAGACGCTTGGCTTCGTCGATCGCGATCTTTTCCTTGTTGGTGTCGATGATCACGATCAGGTCCGGGACGCCGCCCATGTCGCGGATACCGCCAAGCGCGCGGTTGAGCTTTTCACGCTCGCGATCAAGGTTCAGGCGCTCCTTCTTGGTGAAGCCCTGCGCTTCATTGGCAAGGATTTCGTCGAGCTTGCGCAGGCGCTGGATCGAGTTCGAAATCGTGCGCCAGTTGGTCAGCATGCCGCCGAGCCAGCGCGCATTGACGTAGTACTGCGCGGAACGCTGGGCGCTGTCGGCCACGATTTCCGAAGCCTGACGCTTGGTGCCGACCATCAGCACGCGACCGTTGCGGGCAACGGTATCGGACACGACCTGAAGGGCGCGCTGCAGCATCGGCACGGTCTGCGCGAGGTCGATGATGTGGATATTGTTGCGGTCACCAAAGATGTAGGGCTTCATCTTCGGGTTCCAGCGGTGGGTCTGGTGACCAAAATGGACGCCTGCCTCAAGCAGCTGGCGCATGGTAAAGTCGGGCAATGCCATTGCCTGTCTCCTTTTTCCGGTTGAACCTCCGCAGACCTGAGAACGGACAGAACCCTGTCCGGCACCGGCGGAGCGCACCGGATTTCTCCCGGAACACCCCATGGCCTGCGTGTGGAATGCGGGCGCGATAGCCTGTTTTCGAACGGAATGCAAGTGTCGCGGCGATTTAGAGCGCCAGCCGGCAAGCTGCGATCCGGATTGCCAGAGGCTCTCCTGTTCGGTGCTCAGCGGCGCGAGGCGGCCGTCGTCGGTAGGTCTTCGCAATCGGCGGGATCAAGCATTTCGAGCTTGTCGAGGCGGCCGGCCATTTTGAAATTGCCAAAATCCATCAGCAGATCGCGGCTGACGCCGTTTTCCGCGAGCGTCATGGAAACGGTATAATCAGGCATCTGGTCACCATCATGCGATGATATCGGAAAATAGGCGGTGGTGATCGGCCATCCGTCGGGCCCGTTGCCATCGCCCTTCTCCCGATCCCCGATCAGCGTGACCGCGCGCATCACATCCTGGCCCGACCCGTCGAAGGAGGCCGCCTCGTAGACGCGCTTGCCGGCAACCGCCGCGTCGATGACATGGGCAAGATATTCCGTCGGGAATTCAGCCTTGCCGATATCCAACGGACTCTGCCCGCCAAGCTTCAGCGCAATCATGCGATTATCGGTGCGATTGGCTTCGCCGGCGGTTTCCGATTGCAGGTTGAAATCGGAAAACATCTTGCTGGAAAAACTGAAGGCGCCCTTTTCCAGATCCTCGAAGGATGAGGAAATCTGGTCGGTCACCATCGGCCCGTGCTCGCGGGCGATATCCGTCACCATCCGCATTTCCGTGACGTAGCCTTCGCAGGGCGTGCCGGTGAAGGAATAGACGAAACGGCCGTGCAAGCCTTCGATGCCGGACTGGCCGGAAGCCCAGGCCAGCGACAGATCGTAGACCGCGCGGTGGGGCTCGAGCGTCACCTTGGCGGCGGGCGGCATGCCTGCCTCCGCCGTCAGCGCGAGCGTGGTGCAGAAAATTCCGGTCACTGCCAATGTCCGCATCGATATTCCCCTTGGTTTTGAATGCCGATGGTATAGAAAAGTCCCTGCTCTGCCAATCTTCATCCGAACACATCTGGAGCAGAAAATGTCTGACACCATCGCCGAAGGGCTCGAGGCGCGCTCGATCACGCCGCCGGAAGCCGCCGCGCCCGCCGAAATCGATGCTATCCCGGAAAACGCCTGATGCTCGCATGGCTGACAGCCCACCCGATCGCCCATCGCGGCTATCACGACATGAACCGCGCGATCTGGGAAAACACCCTGCCCGCCTTTCAGCGCGCGATTGATGCGGATTTCGCGATCGAATGCGATATCCACATGTCCGCCGATGGCGTTCCGATGGTGTTTCACGACGACGACCTTGAGCGCCTTTGCGGGCGAAACGGCGAAATCGAACACCTGACGGCCGCCGAGGCCCGGTCCATTGCCGTTGGAGGAACGACGGCCACGATCCCGGCGCTTGCGGATCTTCTCGATGCCTGCGGCGGCAAGGTGCCGCTGGTGATCGAACTGAAGGCGAGCCCCGCAGATCCGGCGGCCTTTGCCGAAGCGACGCTCGCCGCTCTTGCGGGCTACGACGGCGCGGTCGCGCTGATGAGCTTCGACGTCGCCCTTCTCTCCGCTCTCAAAAATGCCGGTAGCTCGCGGCCTCTCGGCCTCACGGCCGAGGGCAGAAGCGAAGAAGCACTGGCGGCCCATCGCAAAGCCTTCGCGATCGGCCTTGATTTCGTCTCCTATTATTACGATCATCTTCCCAATGAATTCGTTGCCGGACTTCGGGAAAAGGGCGTGCCGGTCATCACCTGGACGGTGCGGAACGAAGAGGCCCGCCGGCATACATTTCAAAACGCCGACCAGATGACATTCGAGGGTTTCGATCCGCGCCAGAGCAGTTCGCAGTCAGACGCCTGACATCCGCGAAGCCACGGCAAAACAGACAGAGCGTCGGGCGAAAAAGTGGAAACCGGTTTTTCGCCCGACGCGTCAAAACAAAGAATCCGGAGCATCGGGCGATGCCAACTGATCGCCCGATGCTCCAGTTCCAAGACCGCATTCCGAGAGATTTCTTGAGCGAAAACCTGCAGATCCGTATTGAAAACAGCTTCGCGAACATCGATCGCGGGGCATGGGACAGCCTTGCCGCGACCACGCCCTCGCTTGACGGCGGCGGGTTCTACAGTCCGTTTCTGTCTCACGCCTACCTGTCGGCGCTGGAGCAATCGGGCTCGGCCACGGCCGAAACCGGCTGGCTCGGCCATCATCTACTGCTGGAAACCGAGGATGGACGCCTGATCGGCGCGGTGTCCTGCTACCTGAAGAACCACAGCCAGGGCGAATATGTCTTCGATCACGGCTGGGCCGATGCATTCGAGCGGGCGGGCGGGCGCTACTACCCGAAGCTCCAGGCCTCGCTGCCGTTCACGCCCGCGACCGCGCCGCATCTGCTCGTCCGTGACGGCTACGATCATGCGACGGTCGCCAAGGTGCTGGCCGAGGGGCTTCAGGCCGTCAACGACCGGCTCGGCATATCCTCCACCCATGTCACCTTCATTCCCGAAGGCGAAATCGGCATATTCGAGCAGGCGGGCTATCTCCACCGCACCGACCAGCAGTTCCATTTCGTCAATCCCGGTTACGACAGCTACGACGCCTTCCTCGACACGCTCGCCTCGCGCAAGCGCAAGGCGCTGAAGAAGGAGCGCCGGACCGCGCTCGAAGCCGGGATCGAGATCGACTGGCTCACCGGTTCCGACCTGACCGAGGAAATCTGGGACCAGTTCTTCACCTTCTACATCGACACCGGCAGCCGCAAATGGGGGCGACCCTATCTCACCCGCGCATTCTATTCACTGATCGGCGAGCGCATGGCCAAGGACGTGCTGCTGGTGATGGCGAAGCGTGAGGGACGCTATATCGCCGGCGCGATCAACTTCATCGGCTCGGACGCGCTTTACGGACGCCACTGGGGCTGCATCGAGGACCATCGCTTCCTGCATTTCGAGGTCTGCTATCACCAGGCGATCGACTATGCGATCGCCCATGGGTTGAAGCGGGTCGAAGCCGGCGCCCAGGGCGAACACAAGCTGGCGCGCGGCTACCTCCCTGTCACCACCCATTCCGCGCACTATATCGCCCATGAAGGGCTCAGACGCGCGGTTGCCGATTTTCTCGACCATGAGCGCGAGGACGTTGCCCGTTTCAATGATATTCTCGCCGATCACGGGCCCTACAAAAGGCCCGGCGGCGAACGCACCGAGGAGGAATGAAGGATGGCCGATTACGACAACGACAATATCTTCGCCAAACTGCTGCGCGGCGAAATCCCCTCGATCCGGGTGTACGAGGATGAGCACGCCGTGGCGATCATGGACGTGATGCCGCAGGCGCCGGGTCATGTTCTGGTGATCCCGCGCGCGCCCTCGCGCAACCTGCTCGACGCCGATCCCGCGGTGCTGGCGAAGACGATGCCGGTTGTGCAGAAACTCGCCCGCGCGGTGAAGGCGGCCTTCGATGCCGATGGGGTCTATATCGGCCAGTTCAACGAGCAAGCCGCAGGCCAGACCGTCTATCACCTCCATTTCCACGTGGTCCCGCGCCACGAGAACATGCCAATGAAGCGCCACGGCGACGGCATGGAGGACACGGCCGTGCTGAAGGCCAATGCGGAAAAAATCCTGGCAGCCCTGAAAGCCTGACCATGACGCAATATCTGGCCGAAGAGTTTCAAAACGCGTTTTCCGCCGATCATATCGTGATGTTCGTCCGGCTGATCGGCGCGGCGATTTTCGGCGGACTGATCGGCTTCGAGCGCGAAATCCACCGCCACCCGGCAGGCCTAAGAACCCATATTCTGGTCAGCATGGCCGCCGCCCTGTTCGTGCTTGTCGCCATCGAGGTGCCGGAGATCATGCGCAGCGACCGTGACGTGCTGCGGGTCGATCCCACCCGCGTCGTCCAATCGATCACCGAAGGCGTCGCCTTTCTGGCCGCCGGCATCGTATTCATGCAGAAAGGCACGGTGAAGGGTCTGACGACCGGAGCCGGTCTCTGGTTTTCCGGCGCGATCGGGCTGACGATCGGTCTCGGCCTGTGGAGCCTCGGCATATTCGCCTCCCTGCTCGGCCTTATCGTTCTTTTCCTGCTCAGGCGTCTGGAATTCGCGACAAATCTAAGCAAACGCAAGGGCTTGGACGAAGAGACTGAAGAATAAGGTCAGCTTCGCTCCAGTGTGATGATATCGGCACTCTCACCCAGTTCCCTTCGGGCGATATCCACCATGCTCGTCTCATGGGTGAAGAGGATGGTCTGCAGCCCTGCGAGGCCGGCAAGCGCATTGAGGCCGGCGGCACCGCGGGCGTCATCGAACGTCTGGAAGATATCGTCGACGATCAGCGGCGCCGGTTCGTTGCGGCTGGCGTAATCCTCCAGAAAGGCAAGCCTGAGCGCGAGATAGAGCTGATCGCGCGTACCGTCGCTCAGCCCTTCCACCTGCACCTCGCCGCCGCCGGCGCGCACGGCTGAGAGCACCAGTGCATCATGCTCGCCATAAGCCTGCGAAAGTCCCTCGAAACTGTCGCGGGTCAGGGTTTTGAAGTGCCGTCCTGCAGCCGCCAGAATGGGATCGGCCCGGCCCTCGCGATAGCGCTCCAGCGCGCTGTCGAGCAGACGCCCGGCAAGCTTCAGCACCACCCATTGACGGGCAAGCGCCTGCGCTTCAGCCTCGGCCGAGACGCGATCGAAGGCGGCGGTCTCGCTGCCCTCGCCCGCTTCCAGCGCCTGTTTGCGGTGACGCAGTGCCGTGCGCCGTTCCCGCAACGCCTCGATCTCCGCCTTGTCCTCCTCGGCATCGGCCTTCAGATGTTCGAGCTCCTGCCGGCAGTCGATCTCGTCCAGCGTTTCGGCCAGCGCCCGGATATCCTCCACCGAGGCCCCGTCGCCGATCCCGGAAAACCGATGCCGTGCCTCCGCCAGAGCTTGCCGCAAAAGCGCCCGCTGCCGCAGCCGCGCCGAAAGGCCATCGATTACGACCCCTGCCGGCAGCGTCGAAGCGATGGCCGCGATCCGGCTGTCCACCCTCGCCCGTTCTAGCGTATCGGCTTCAAGCTCAAGACGAAGCCGCTCGGCGCTTTCCCTGAGCGTCGCCCGCTTCACTGCGCGTTCGGCGTGATCGGCGGCGCGCTCGGCAAGGACCTTGACGATACGCGTCGCCGGTTCCCCCGCGATATCCGCCGCCACGGCTTCCGCCAGTTTCCGGGCCTCGCCTTCGAACGCCGTGATCCGCTTGCCATCGGCCTCGACCTCCCGGGCCAGCCGCGTGCGCGTGGCCAGAAGCGATGGCAGGTCGGCCCAGAGGGCAAGTGCTGCCTCCGCGCCGGCAAGGCCGGTTTCGCCCGGCAGGCCGACACCGGCGAGACTTGCGGCAAACCGCGCGGCCACGGCCTTCTCCCCGGCTTGCAACAGCGCAAGCTGCTCCTGTCCCTTCTCGATCGCCTGCCGCGCCGCCTTCAATGCGCCGGCATGTTCTCGCGCTTCCGCCCAGCGTTCGCCGAGACGGTCGAGCGACGTGTTGACATCGCGGGCGAGCGCGCCGAGCGGCAGCGACGTATCCGTGCCGAGATTTTCAGCGAGCTTGACCAGCGCAGCGCGCAGCGCCTCGTTGTTCCGGTCGAGAACCACCTTCCTGTCTTTCAGCGAAAGCAGCGCTGTCCGCGCCTCAAGCAGCGCCTCCGCCCGCCGGCACCATTCGATCATCGCCTCAGGGGCAGCGGGCGCAATGTCGAGCCCTGAAAACAGCGCCTCATAATCCGCCTGCGCCTGCGCCACAGCCAGGAGAGCGGCCTCTCGCTTTTCCGCGCCTTGCTGCCTCTGTACGGTCTCCCGTTCCAGCCGGCGGAGATTGTCGGCATGGCGCGCCACCCGCTCGGCGTCGTCAAGCGCATTGTCGGCGAGACGGTCCGCCGCGCGGACGGCATCGGCATAAGCGTCGGTCCTGCCATCCCCGGAAAGCGTTTCGAACAGCCGGTCGCGCTCTGCCCGGGCCGCGTCGATCGCCGTACGGGTCGGGACAGGCCCGGCCTCGCGATCCTCAGTCAGCAACGCTTCCAGACGCCTGCATTCCTCGTCGATCTTCGCAAGCCCATTGTCGCAATCGGCAAGCGCCGACTTCGCCGAGGCGATATCATCACGCGCGGCTTTCAACGCCGCCTCGGCGGGAAGATCGCCACCCCGGAGGAACAGAATGTCGGTCACCGCCGGACGCAGGCTGCCGGCCTGCTCATGGAGAACGCGTTCCTTGCCGGCGATCTCCGCTTCGAGCGTTTCCGCCTCTCTTATGCCGGCAAGATCGTCGCGCAACGCCTCATAGCTTTTGCGTAGCGGCGCGGGATCGCGCAGGTGGCCCTCGCCATGTTGCTGTTCCAGCCGCGCCAGCGTCTCGCGGTTTTCCAAGAGAGCGTTTTCCGCCGCACGGCGGGTCCGGCCCTGCTCTCTCATCTGCTCCACAACTGCTTCAAATTCAGACCGCAAAAGCTTGTTCGGAAAAGTCTTTTCCAGAACATCGATCGAAGAAAATCCGAGCTGGACGGCAGCGTCGTGAAGTTTCGCCTCGGTATCGCGCAATTCATGCTGCCGGCGCGGCATGATCTCGATCGCCTGTTCGTAAAGCCCGCTCTCTGCCTGCAACCGGCCGATTTCGGCACGGCGTGCCATAAGCGCGTCGTCGACGACAAGCGCCTCCAGCTCCCGCCGCCCGTCCGTCTGTCTGGCCTCCTTGGCCTCTATCTGTTCAACCAGCCGGACGCGGCGGGTCTCGAGGTCACCGAGCTCCTCGCCGATACTGTCATCAATCGCGTCGATATCGGAAAATTCCGCAAGTGCCGCGCCATGCCCGTCGATCTCGCCCAGCAGCCCGCGCAGCCGCTGCAACCGTTCAAGCTCGCCGATCCGCCGCGCCCGCTGCGATTGCCGGTCCTCGACCACAGCGAAAGCCTGTTCGATATCGCGCTCCTCCTTCAGCAGCGCGGTCCAGTCGCTGGCGTTGAGCTGACGCTCGCGTTCGACCTTTCGGGCTTCGTCGTAACGGTCGAGCGCCTGGTAGAAACTGCGGTTCTGCGATTTGCGCGGGGCGTAGATGCCATCGGCTTCCGTTGCCAGCGCCTCGCTCGCCGAGCGTAGCCCCGTCAGCCCGGAAGCCGCGGAAAACAGCATCTGGCCGATCTCGCCGCCATCGGCCAGCATCTCGTCGGCGCCGGCCCTAAGCCTTGCCGAATCAAGGCCGAAGGCGCGTTCGAAAACGGCGCGGTCGAGACTGCCGAGAAAGACGGATAGCGCATCGTCGTTGAGCGCGGCCTCGGTGGATGCATCGAGCAATGTGTTGCTCCGGCCCTTGCGCCGACGAAAAGCGAGTTCGCCCCCCTCCCGCGCGCGCAAAGTGGCCCCAAGGCGCAGATCGCGCGCGGGATGCATGAAATCATAGCCGACATTGCGGTCGGGAAACCCGAACAGCAGATCGGAAAAGGCTGCAAGCGCCGAGGATTTTCCGGCTTCGTTCGGGCCGTAGACGACATGGAGCCCGGCGTCGGGGCGGAAGGCGATGGCGCGGTCGGTGAAGTGGCCGTAGCGGATGAGATCGAGCGACAGGAAACGCATCGTTCAGCCCTCGAGCCGGGCGGCAAGAATGGCGCGGGCATCCGCCAGCAGATCCGTGCGCGATGTTGAGAACGCCTCGTCCTTTGCATTGACGCCGCCGGGAAGCTTCACCGCGATTTCGTCGATCAGCCCCTCGATTTCGGTCCGGATCGCCTCATCACCGACGAGAGCATCGATCATGGCCTCGATGTCGAGATCATTTTCCCGGGCAAGGCGGGGAGAGGCTTCGGGCGCGGCCAGCGCGAGCACCAGTTTTTCCAGCCACAGATCGGCGTGAACCCGCTGGCAGGCGGCCTGGAGGTCGTCGTGCCACTCGCCATGCGCGGCAATCATCCGGTGGGCATTACCATGGGCGCCGGCAAGCGTGAGCCGCAACGCCACCGGCCGCGCATCCGCCGCCTCCGAAAGTGCGGCAAGTGCTGCCTCCACCGCCTGCAGGATATCGCTTTCGCGCATGCCGGGCTCAATCGTGACGGAAACGGCCTCGAAACGGGCGCGGTCGAGGATGATGCGCTGATAGCGGGGCGCGCCGTCCTCGACCGTCACAAGGACAGCGCCCTTGTCACCGGTCTCGCGGATATTGCGGCCCTGGAGATTGCCGGGATAGAGCGTCAGCGGATCGGCGGAGACCTCCTCGAAGGCATGGACATGGCCGAGCGCCCAGTAATCATAGCCGCGCGAGGCGAGATCTGCCGGGGTGCACGGCGCATAGACGGCATGCGGCGGCCGCCCCGAAAGCGATGTGTGCAGCACGCCGATGTTGAAATGGCCGGCGACCGCCGGCGGATAGGCAAGCGCCAGGTTATCGCCGGCCACGCGATCGGCGAAGCCCTGGCCGTGCAGCGCCACTTTCAGCCCCTCGATGATGAACGTCTCGGGATGCCGCGTCGAAAATTCGTGAACGCCGTCCGGCATCGCGATCGTGCGGGTGACGATGCTTTCGGCATCATGGTTGCCGCGCAGGAAATAGACCGGGATCGCGGCGCGCGAAAGCCGGGCGATCTCGCGGTTGAAGAACAGGCCGACGCTGTTGTCGCGCCATGCGCCGTCATAGACGTCGCCGGCAATCACCATGAAATCGACAGCCTGCTCGATCGCGCAATCGATCAGCGCCGTGAAGGCGTCGCGGCCGGCGGCGGCAAAGCGCTCGGCAATCTGCCGGTCCTTCAGCGCCAACCCTGAAAGGGGACTTCCAAGGTGCAGGTCGGCGGCATGGATGAAACGGAAGCTGGTCAAGGTTCCCTCATTTGTCTTCTCACCTCAAAGGGGTAAAAGAGTTCGCAACGACACTTCAACCCCAAAGCGCCGGTCCGGCGCTTTATCCCATCCGCATTTTCCAAGGGATGGGCCACCACCGGAGGATATCATGCACTATCACAATTTCGGCCGCACCGGACGGCCCGTTTCGAATATCGGCTTCGGCGCCTGGCAGATCGGCGGAAGCTGGGGTTCGGTGAGCGAAGATGACGGCCGCGCGGCCCTTCACGCCGCACTCGATTCGGGCATCAATTTCATCGATACGGCCGATGTTTACGGCGATGGCCGCTCCGAGAAAATCATCGCCGACGTGCTTGCAAATCGCGGCGGCCAGAAGCCGTTCGTCGCCACCAAGGCCGGACGCCGGCTCGATCCGCACACCGCCGATGGTTACAACCTGGAAAACCTCGAAGGCTTCGTCGACCGCAGCCTGAAAAACCTGAAGATGGAACGGCTGGATCTCGTACAGCTCCACTGCCCGCCGACCGAAGCGTTTTATCGTCCG from Martelella sp. NC20 includes these protein-coding regions:
- the pyrH gene encoding UMP kinase is translated as MTKPIFNRVLLKVSGEALMGDQGFGIDVNVADRIASDIAQVRAMGVEIGIVVGGGNIFRGVAVASKGGERVTGDHMGMLGTVINALALATSLRKMQVDTVVLSAIAMPEICQSFSQRATRMHMEAGRVVIFAGGTGNPFFTTDSAAALRAAEIGAEAIFKGTQVDGIYSADPKKDPDATRFDALTHRQVLERGLQVMDVAAVAVARENSIPIIVFSIHERGGFGQIMAGGGRKTIVTEE
- the tsf gene encoding translation elongation factor Ts, which encodes MSTITAAMVKELREKSGAGMMDCKKALAETGGDMEAAIDWLRAKGISKADKKSGRTAAEGLIGIAAGNAEAVVVEVNSETDFVARNDAFQQLVSGIAEVALATDGSVEAVAAATYPKSGKSVADTIKDAIGTIGENMTLRRSVKLSVGSGVVATYMHNAVGDGLGKLGVLVALESDGDKDALNAIGRQVAMHIAATNPLAVRPEEVDADVAARERSVFLEQAKESGKPAAIAEKMVEGRMRKFFQEVALLSQQFVINPDLTVEQAVKEAEKDAGAPIRVAAIARLALGEGVEKEESDFAAEVAATAKG
- the rpsB gene encoding 30S ribosomal protein S2, translating into MALPDFTMRQLLEAGVHFGHQTHRWNPKMKPYIFGDRNNIHIIDLAQTVPMLQRALQVVSDTVARNGRVLMVGTKRQASEIVADSAQRSAQYYVNARWLGGMLTNWRTISNSIQRLRKLDEILANEAQGFTKKERLNLDREREKLNRALGGIRDMGGVPDLIVIIDTNKEKIAIDEAKRLGIPVVAIVDSNCDPDEVDYPIPGNDDASRAIALYCDLISRAAIDGIARQQGASGMDLGAAAEAPVEPALEEAPAEEAPAEEAAAEKPAE
- a CDS encoding EipB family protein, with protein sequence MRTLAVTGIFCTTLALTAEAGMPPAAKVTLEPHRAVYDLSLAWASGQSGIEGLHGRFVYSFTGTPCEGYVTEMRMVTDIAREHGPMVTDQISSSFEDLEKGAFSFSSKMFSDFNLQSETAGEANRTDNRMIALKLGGQSPLDIGKAEFPTEYLAHVIDAAVAGKRVYEAASFDGSGQDVMRAVTLIGDREKGDGNGPDGWPITTAYFPISSHDGDQMPDYTVSMTLAENGVSRDLLMDFGNFKMAGRLDKLEMLDPADCEDLPTTAASRR
- a CDS encoding glycerophosphodiester phosphodiesterase family protein, yielding MLAWLTAHPIAHRGYHDMNRAIWENTLPAFQRAIDADFAIECDIHMSADGVPMVFHDDDLERLCGRNGEIEHLTAAEARSIAVGGTTATIPALADLLDACGGKVPLVIELKASPADPAAFAEATLAALAGYDGAVALMSFDVALLSALKNAGSSRPLGLTAEGRSEEALAAHRKAFAIGLDFVSYYYDHLPNEFVAGLREKGVPVITWTVRNEEARRHTFQNADQMTFEGFDPRQSSSQSDA
- a CDS encoding GNAT family N-acetyltransferase, translating into MSENLQIRIENSFANIDRGAWDSLAATTPSLDGGGFYSPFLSHAYLSALEQSGSATAETGWLGHHLLLETEDGRLIGAVSCYLKNHSQGEYVFDHGWADAFERAGGRYYPKLQASLPFTPATAPHLLVRDGYDHATVAKVLAEGLQAVNDRLGISSTHVTFIPEGEIGIFEQAGYLHRTDQQFHFVNPGYDSYDAFLDTLASRKRKALKKERRTALEAGIEIDWLTGSDLTEEIWDQFFTFYIDTGSRKWGRPYLTRAFYSLIGERMAKDVLLVMAKREGRYIAGAINFIGSDALYGRHWGCIEDHRFLHFEVCYHQAIDYAIAHGLKRVEAGAQGEHKLARGYLPVTTHSAHYIAHEGLRRAVADFLDHEREDVARFNDILADHGPYKRPGGERTEEE
- a CDS encoding HIT family protein: MADYDNDNIFAKLLRGEIPSIRVYEDEHAVAIMDVMPQAPGHVLVIPRAPSRNLLDADPAVLAKTMPVVQKLARAVKAAFDADGVYIGQFNEQAAGQTVYHLHFHVVPRHENMPMKRHGDGMEDTAVLKANAEKILAALKA
- a CDS encoding MgtC/SapB family protein, which translates into the protein MTQYLAEEFQNAFSADHIVMFVRLIGAAIFGGLIGFEREIHRHPAGLRTHILVSMAAALFVLVAIEVPEIMRSDRDVLRVDPTRVVQSITEGVAFLAAGIVFMQKGTVKGLTTGAGLWFSGAIGLTIGLGLWSLGIFASLLGLIVLFLLRRLEFATNLSKRKGLDEETEE
- a CDS encoding ATP-binding protein, coding for MRFLSLDLIRYGHFTDRAIAFRPDAGLHVVYGPNEAGKSSALAAFSDLLFGFPDRNVGYDFMHPARDLRLGATLRAREGGELAFRRRKGRSNTLLDASTEAALNDDALSVFLGSLDRAVFERAFGLDSARLRAGADEMLADGGEIGQMLFSAASGLTGLRSASEALATEADGIYAPRKSQNRSFYQALDRYDEARKVERERQLNASDWTALLKEERDIEQAFAVVEDRQSQRARRIGELERLQRLRGLLGEIDGHGAALAEFSDIDAIDDSIGEELGDLETRRVRLVEQIEAKEARQTDGRRELEALVVDDALMARRAEIGRLQAESGLYEQAIEIMPRRQHELRDTEAKLHDAAVQLGFSSIDVLEKTFPNKLLRSEFEAVVEQMREQGRTRRAAENALLENRETLARLEQQHGEGHLRDPAPLRKSYEALRDDLAGIREAETLEAEIAGKERVLHEQAGSLRPAVTDILFLRGGDLPAEAALKAARDDIASAKSALADCDNGLAKIDEECRRLEALLTEDREAGPVPTRTAIDAARAERDRLFETLSGDGRTDAYADAVRAADRLADNALDDAERVARHADNLRRLERETVQRQQGAEKREAALLAVAQAQADYEALFSGLDIAPAAPEAMIEWCRRAEALLEARTALLSLKDRKVVLDRNNEALRAALVKLAENLGTDTSLPLGALARDVNTSLDRLGERWAEAREHAGALKAARQAIEKGQEQLALLQAGEKAVAARFAASLAGVGLPGETGLAGAEAALALWADLPSLLATRTRLAREVEADGKRITAFEGEARKLAEAVAADIAGEPATRIVKVLAERAADHAERAVKRATLRESAERLRLELEADTLERARVDSRIAAIASTLPAGVVIDGLSARLRQRALLRQALAEARHRFSGIGDGASVEDIRALAETLDEIDCRQELEHLKADAEEDKAEIEALRERRTALRHRKQALEAGEGSETAAFDRVSAEAEAQALARQWVVLKLAGRLLDSALERYREGRADPILAAAGRHFKTLTRDSFEGLSQAYGEHDALVLSAVRAGGGEVQVEGLSDGTRDQLYLALRLAFLEDYASRNEPAPLIVDDIFQTFDDARGAAGLNALAGLAGLQTILFTHETSMVDIARRELGESADIITLERS